From the Hevea brasiliensis isolate MT/VB/25A 57/8 chromosome 15, ASM3005281v1, whole genome shotgun sequence genome, one window contains:
- the LOC110672189 gene encoding VQ motif-containing protein 19 gives MDTMTRLQESKNPSPINSPRNNGSNNGVQIHTLPLTSIPISRSDANPYPTTFVQADTSTFKQVVQMLTGSTETAKQASSRTAQDPAAPPSPTTSTRNFIIPPIKSMPKKQQNSFKLYERRNNNLKNSLMINTLLPSFASSNSVTGFSPRNKQEILSPSLLDFPKLTLSPVTPLNNEDPFNKSSPSLGNSSSEEERAIAEKGFYLHPSPISTPRDSEPQLLPLFPVTSPKVSGS, from the coding sequence ATGGATACTATGACAAGACTTCAAGAAAGCAAAAACCCGTCTCCAATAAACTCTCCTCGAAACAATGGAAGCAACAATGGGGTCCAAATCCACACCCTACCACTCACTTCAATACCCATCTCCAGATCTGACGCTAACCCTTACCCAACAACCTTTGTCCAAGCGGACACCTCTACTTTCAAACAAGTAGTTCAAATGCTCACTGGCTCAACAGAAACAGCAAAGCAAGCCTCTTCAAGAACAGCTCAAGATCCAGCAGCACCACCATCACCAACTACTTCTACGCGAAACTTCATCATACCTCCAATCAAAAGCATGCCAAAGAAGCAACAAAATAGCTTCAAGCTTTACGAAAGGAGAAACAACAACCTTAAGAACAGTCTCATGATCAACACTTTGTTGCCTAGTTTTGCAAGTAGTAACTCGGTTACAGGATTTTCGCCAAGAAACAAGCAGGAGATCTTGTCTCCAAGCTTGCTTGACTTCCCTAAGCTGACACTTAGCCCAGTGACTCCACTGAATAATGAAGACCCTTTCAACAAAAGCTCCCCATCTTTAGGGAATTCTTCATCAGAAGAGGAGAGAGCAATAGCAGAGAAAGGGTTTTACTTGCATCCATCGCCCATATCTACTCCTAGAGATTCAGAGCCCCAATTGCTGCCACTATTTCCTGTGACCTCACCTAAAGTTTCAGGATCTTGA